The following DNA comes from Zingiber officinale cultivar Zhangliang unplaced genomic scaffold, Zo_v1.1 ctg134, whole genome shotgun sequence.
GAGTTTTATTCCACCACATTCTTCCTTGCCCATCTATGCTTCCATTTTGCCCTGCAAACAACATTCCATTCCATTCCATTTGCCTGATAAACAATTAATCTACAATTAATTAGTTTGataattatatctatatatataagaACATTTTGAATTTTGGACGTGGCGATTAGAACCTGTGAGCCCAGAATTACGGCACCGCCTCCAAGTGAAGAGTGAAGCGGCTGGTGAGTGTCCCCTGGGACGATCTAATAATTagtgcatgaggtgttgtcattaTAAGGTCTGAGTTTCGAATTTTGACATAGTAAGTAAATATCTTCTTCATGCGTCAGTCATTATTTTAAAGGCTAGTAGTCATTCATGATTTACCTTTTGCCATCGTGAAACGGCTGGTGAGGTTGAAGCTGCCGGTGAGCCACTGGCCGGCTGGCACATTCAGCTGCGCGCCGCCTTCCTCTCCGGCGAGGTCCACGACCGCCTGCCTGAACGCAGCGGTGTTCGACGTGGCCTCGTCCCCGACGCCTCCGAATTCCGAGACAGATGTCATCGCCTTCCGCTGCCTCCCCGGCTACCGGTAGAAGGTCGCGCAGCTCCTCGGTGGGCCGCTGGCGTCACGCGGAGGAGGCAGCCATTGCGAAGCAAGGGCGATGAGGGAGGTTATGGCGAGGAAAGAAAGGACGGGCAAGAAGCGATCGCGGGCGAGAACAGAGGAGGCAGCCATTGTTGCGGCAGCTTGGTGGCGTCCATTGCCCATGGCGATCGGAGACTCGCGCCGAGCCGATGGAATTAAAAATCAATTGGAGGATTGACAGAGATCAAAACACGAAGGGAAGGATAGTTTTGGAATGAACAATGCAATGGGTTACAATCGACGTCGAGATCCATGGAGTTCGCTGACGGCGACTCGCCACCGGAGGATTTCCTCagtataaaattctaaaaatgccCTCACATTTAATAACTTTCTAGAACGCCGTAGAAGTTTTGCTAATATTTAAAAAACccttaatataatataatataatataatataatatgtcGGTAAGTTTTTTCTTTTCAAGGGGTTGAAATGTCACCCAAaacgggaaaaaaataaaaataaaaaaaatcttcgaCTTCAATCTAAAAGGATGTTTACCTAACAATTAGTGGAGCCCACAATGGGTgacgattttattttttaatgctcATAAAAGAATACCTTTAATAATCAATTAAGCAATACATCATATTTTGGTAGAAAATTAAGCCTAATAAGAAGAATCCACATAATAATTCATAGATGTCACGTGGAATTCTATCTTTGATTTCTTCTCTGTGAGATCAaagattaataaataaataaatatttaagtcCCTTTGCTTTTAATAAAAAATGGTTCATtgaattcataaaaaaataaaacaaattgttCTAAAAAAAGTTTGATCTATTAAATGAACGAGCTGAGCTAAGTGCTCCAATAAATTGAGATGACAACATATTAGTCAAATTGGTTTATTTGATTGGGACGAATGGATTGAgtcattaaaaaattttgaatacTCTAATTAAAATAGTCAAGTTGTGTGAATCTATTATTTTAAATTGATGACTATATAAGTTTTGAGTGAGTTCATTAGGTTGAGTGACTTAGCAAGATGGTAATTTACGAGTGTTGGATAAATATGGGTATACTATTTAATCAGTTGACAGTCgactataaatttattaaaaaaaataattaatcatcataacattatttttttaaaaaaaaaatatttgggtACGAATGTAAATATTTGGAAAGCCAAGCCCTACTTTGCTTCCAATGAAAGTCAAAAGTCAAAAGTCTTCGTCTTCGTCTGTAAAGAATTTTCTATTTGTATTCATTCAAAATCCCCAAATCTGATCTACTTCGCAATCCGATCGATTCAGCAGCAGAAGCCATGGATCGAGAGCCGGAGGAGCTTCAGTTCTTGGGCATCGTCGGCATCTATCAGGAGGCCGCCAAGATCCTCGCCGGCGGTCGCCGCCTCTTCGCCCAGATCGCCGGCGCCCTTGTTCTCcctctctccttcctcttcttcgcgCATATCGCCATCTCCCACCGCCTCTTCCACTCCATCCGCCGCGATGAGTACGTCCTCGACGACACCCCCCCGGGCTCCGCCTCCGAGTCCTCCGCCCTCCACCGCCTCGCCTCTGACTGGTCGGCCTTCCTCCTCTTCAAGGGATTCTACCTCCTCGCCCTCCTCGTGTTCGCGCTACTGTCCACCGCCGCCGTTGTCTACTCCGTCGCCTCCATCTACACAGCCCGCCACCGGGACCTCGCCTCCTTCCGCCAGGTCCTCACCGTCGTGCCCCGCGTCTGGCGCCGCCTCATCTCTACCTTCCTCTGGGCTTTCCTCATCCTCTTCGCCCAGCACTCCGTcgccgtcttcttcttcttctctatcaTGCTCGCCACCGGCGACGACTCCGCCGCCG
Coding sequences within:
- the LOC122036167 gene encoding uncharacterized protein LOC122036167; the protein is MDREPEELQFLGIVGIYQEAAKILAGGRRLFAQIAGALVLPLSFLFFAHIAISHRLFHSIRRDEYVLDDTPPGSASESSALHRLASDWSAFLLFKGFYLLALLVFALLSTAAVVYSVASIYTARHRDLASFRQVLTVVPRVWRRLISTFLWAFLILFAQHSVAVFFFFSIMLATGDDSAAGPALVIFFLIPLYVVTLVYISVVWHLASVISVLEDSRGLEAMRRSRLLIQGKLLISCIIFAKLNLCFWLVEWCFRRLLENRRAHTAGFTWLLALLLLLLLGLVILFALTVQTVVYFVCKSYHHESIDKSSLAGHLEAYLGEYEPLKSQDLQMEQVNV